One part of the Sorangiineae bacterium MSr11954 genome encodes these proteins:
- a CDS encoding SlyX family protein produces the protein MESRLTELEIRYSHLERLVDELNRVVFEQGKTIDLLRLELLRLRSLLEESGEAIKDEKPPHY, from the coding sequence ATGGAATCGCGATTGACCGAACTGGAGATTCGTTATTCGCATCTCGAGCGGCTCGTGGACGAGCTGAATCGAGTCGTATTCGAACAAGGCAAAACGATTGACCTGTTGCGCCTGGAGTTGCTTCGCCTGCGCAGCCTGCTGGAGGAGAGCGGCGAGGCCATCAAAGACGAAAAGCCGCCGCATTACTGA
- a CDS encoding NAD-dependent malic enzyme — translation MTIPLRGAPLLRDPRFNKGTAFTLEERESLGLLGLLPEGVDTLENQVRRAFTQLAEKNSNLGKYIYLSSLQDNNETLFYKVLRSAPAELLPLVYTPTVGEACERYGHIMRRARGLYVPITRKGHVRELLRNWPVTDVRFIVVTNGNRILGLGDLGANGMAIPIGKLALYTACGGVPPELALPVLIDCGTDNAKLLNDPLYLGLRRPRPSAEELDEFVEEFVEAVKEVFPRCCIQFEDWAGIDAMRLLERYRDRACCFNDDIQGTAAVALAGLMGATRITGTPLAQQRVLFLGAGSAGLGIAGLLTQAMVLDGLSLDQARSQIAFFDVHGLIESTRTDLHAFQKPYAHAHAPTTDFVEAIEAIRPTAIVGVSTVARAFDRRVIEAMAKVNARPIIFPYSNPTSRSECTAEEAYQWSQGRAVFASGSPFPPVRYEDKTFVPGQGNNVYIFPAIGMAVYATQATRVTDEMFIAAARGVAEQVTQAELDVGLIYPPQSVLLQTELFAATRVAEIIYDRGLTRMPRPDDLEGLIRAHAYVPEYRSIP, via the coding sequence ATGACGATTCCGTTACGTGGCGCCCCTCTCTTGCGCGATCCGCGGTTCAACAAAGGGACGGCTTTCACCCTGGAAGAGCGCGAATCTTTGGGCCTCCTGGGCCTTCTGCCGGAGGGGGTCGACACCCTCGAGAACCAAGTTCGCCGCGCGTTCACGCAGCTGGCGGAGAAGAACAGCAACCTCGGCAAATACATTTACCTGTCGAGCCTGCAGGACAACAACGAGACGCTCTTCTACAAGGTGCTCCGGTCGGCGCCGGCCGAGCTCCTGCCGCTGGTGTATACGCCCACGGTGGGCGAGGCGTGCGAGCGATACGGCCATATCATGCGCCGCGCGCGCGGGCTCTATGTCCCCATCACGCGAAAAGGGCATGTGCGCGAGCTCTTGCGCAACTGGCCCGTGACCGACGTGCGCTTCATCGTGGTCACCAACGGCAACCGCATCTTGGGCCTCGGGGATCTCGGCGCCAACGGTATGGCCATCCCCATCGGCAAGCTCGCGCTCTACACGGCCTGCGGCGGGGTGCCGCCGGAGCTCGCGTTGCCGGTGCTCATCGACTGCGGCACCGACAACGCCAAGCTCCTGAACGATCCGCTCTACCTCGGCTTGCGCCGCCCGCGTCCCTCGGCCGAGGAGCTCGACGAGTTCGTGGAGGAGTTCGTCGAGGCCGTGAAGGAGGTCTTCCCGCGCTGCTGCATCCAGTTCGAAGATTGGGCGGGCATCGACGCCATGCGCCTCTTGGAGCGCTACCGCGATCGCGCGTGCTGCTTCAACGACGATATTCAAGGCACCGCCGCGGTGGCCCTCGCCGGTTTGATGGGCGCGACCCGCATCACCGGAACGCCCCTCGCCCAGCAGCGCGTGCTCTTCCTGGGCGCAGGCTCGGCCGGCCTCGGCATCGCCGGCTTGCTCACGCAGGCGATGGTGCTCGACGGGCTCTCCCTCGATCAGGCGCGGTCGCAGATCGCGTTCTTCGACGTTCATGGGCTCATCGAATCGACCCGCACGGATCTGCACGCGTTCCAGAAGCCGTACGCGCACGCGCACGCGCCCACCACCGATTTCGTGGAGGCCATCGAGGCCATCCGTCCGACCGCCATCGTGGGGGTGAGCACGGTGGCGCGAGCCTTCGACCGGAGGGTGATCGAGGCCATGGCCAAGGTCAACGCGCGCCCCATCATCTTCCCCTATTCGAACCCCACCTCGCGCTCGGAGTGCACGGCCGAGGAGGCGTACCAGTGGTCGCAAGGGCGCGCGGTCTTCGCCAGCGGCAGCCCCTTTCCGCCCGTTCGCTACGAGGACAAAACGTTCGTGCCGGGGCAGGGGAACAACGTGTACATCTTCCCGGCCATCGGCATGGCCGTGTACGCGACCCAGGCCACCCGGGTCACCGACGAAATGTTCATCGCCGCCGCCCGCGGCGTCGCCGAGCAGGTGACGCAGGCCGAGCTGGACGTGGGCCTCATCTACCCGCCCCAGTCCGTCCTGCTTCAAACCGAGCTCTTTGCGGCGACGCGCGTGGCGGAGATCATCTACGACCGCGGGCTCACCCGCATGCCGCGCCCCGACGATCTCGAGGGGCTCATCCGCGCCCACGCCTACGTGCCCGAGTACCGCAGCATCCCTTGA
- a CDS encoding DMT family transporter, producing MVSAYAVSPDSKSSARPSLGVFLVFLSTVCFGTAGPAVKALLLVGLSPLEVVLLRVTGAAILLTLIAFARDPKSLRVTPRDLPFLLAYGLLAFFGVQALYFVALSRLAVGVALLLEYLAIVLVAFWARFVEKRRLARTTWLGIGFAVAGLGLIEQVWKGLTLDGLGALAGLGAAVCLAAYFLLGERGTRGRDPFGLSAMGALVGAVASNVISPMWRLPLDSLTNSTQLGPVSVPAWAALAYVVVIGTVAAYVTGLLALRHLPSPVAGVLSTFEVVVASATAWLLLGETLSAIELAGAATLFVGVILAQIGRAPAEPEPLKDASSSTPRRSHDGAASSPR from the coding sequence ATGGTCTCCGCTTACGCCGTGTCCCCTGATTCCAAGTCCAGCGCCCGCCCCTCGCTCGGGGTCTTCCTCGTCTTCTTGTCCACGGTGTGCTTCGGCACGGCGGGTCCGGCCGTCAAGGCGCTGCTCTTGGTGGGCCTCTCGCCGCTCGAAGTCGTCCTGCTGCGGGTGACCGGCGCCGCCATTCTCCTCACGCTGATTGCGTTTGCGCGCGACCCCAAGTCGCTGCGGGTGACCCCCAGGGATCTGCCGTTTCTCCTCGCGTACGGATTGCTGGCTTTTTTCGGGGTCCAGGCGCTCTACTTCGTTGCGCTCTCGCGCCTCGCAGTCGGCGTGGCGCTCCTTTTGGAGTATTTGGCCATCGTCCTGGTCGCATTTTGGGCGAGGTTCGTGGAGAAGAGGCGCCTTGCGCGCACGACGTGGCTCGGCATTGGGTTCGCCGTGGCCGGGCTCGGGCTCATCGAGCAAGTGTGGAAGGGCCTGACCCTCGATGGGCTCGGCGCGCTGGCCGGCTTGGGCGCGGCCGTCTGCCTCGCCGCGTATTTTCTTTTGGGCGAGCGGGGGACCCGCGGTCGCGATCCGTTCGGGCTCTCGGCCATGGGCGCGCTGGTGGGCGCCGTGGCCTCCAACGTGATCTCACCGATGTGGCGGCTGCCGCTCGATAGCCTCACCAACAGCACGCAGCTGGGCCCCGTCAGCGTACCGGCGTGGGCCGCGCTCGCGTATGTCGTGGTCATCGGCACCGTGGCCGCCTATGTCACGGGCCTCTTGGCCTTGCGTCACCTGCCCTCGCCGGTGGCCGGCGTGCTGAGCACCTTCGAGGTGGTGGTGGCGTCGGCCACCGCATGGCTCCTGCTCGGCGAGACGCTCAGCGCCATCGAGCTCGCGGGCGCGGCCACCCTCTTCGTGGGCGTGATCCTCGCTCAGATCGGACGCGCGCCCGCCGAACCGGAGCCGCTCAAGGACGCTTCTTCTTCCACACCACGTCGTTCCCACGACGGCGCTGCCTCATCTCCGCGATAG
- a CDS encoding serine protease, protein MNAYRLTALLLLATATATSACSSSDDDPPGSGDIPEFSAFKDLSEAPPAIRTAAQAVVRIRTTESYATGSFISGDGLLLTNNHVLGVDVCPKEGCYVKITRMYQRYEAVRSAEEIFVEPQHIDPGLDMAVLQAYKVGTDGKRTQERLATPQFLTIEARDSASLLGTHVNVVGHPEGKLKKWTSGDVAQTYGTWFKSTAFILPGNSGSPLLDDNGKIVGLLHRGPTAQDLVTRKGINVYSIGTASAAVVAAMNAPLPPATRSLTQPATEADIAEHQSVYLNAHVSTATVKQDPPANPTTDPPPNPTRDLVTILGAACDKGLARADFDSPEDLASALAPCTDAINWIVCDASAKSDGYHLCPSDEAKAAWRTRFQSAFDKYRAFNGQLPLEMITYAPASLERSGNESQAVARGKLQQMLSDVRPPLDFSLSIYLAVFGVTDYGGTSIANFVRNYTKTVHYELSLNGIAATALWLNNDGQMKADETKKLLAQLAADDRASLGQKLYIEDIRYAAGILDTP, encoded by the coding sequence ATGAACGCCTATCGCTTGACCGCGCTCTTACTCCTTGCAACGGCCACCGCCACCAGCGCCTGCTCCTCGTCCGACGACGACCCCCCGGGATCGGGGGACATCCCCGAGTTCTCGGCATTCAAAGATCTCTCCGAGGCGCCGCCGGCCATTCGAACCGCAGCCCAAGCGGTGGTGCGGATCCGCACCACCGAATCGTACGCCACGGGCTCGTTCATTTCGGGCGACGGCCTGCTCCTCACGAACAACCATGTCCTCGGCGTCGACGTGTGTCCGAAGGAGGGCTGCTACGTCAAAATCACGCGCATGTACCAGCGCTACGAGGCCGTCCGCAGCGCCGAAGAGATCTTCGTCGAGCCGCAGCACATCGACCCGGGGCTCGATATGGCCGTATTGCAAGCGTACAAGGTCGGCACCGATGGAAAGAGGACGCAGGAGCGGCTCGCGACCCCGCAGTTTTTGACCATCGAGGCGCGCGATTCGGCCTCGCTCCTGGGCACGCACGTGAATGTGGTGGGCCACCCGGAGGGGAAGCTCAAGAAGTGGACCTCGGGCGACGTCGCGCAAACCTATGGAACGTGGTTCAAGAGCACGGCCTTCATCCTGCCGGGCAACAGCGGTTCGCCGCTCCTCGATGACAATGGGAAGATCGTCGGCTTGCTTCACCGCGGGCCCACCGCCCAAGACTTGGTCACGCGCAAAGGCATCAACGTCTATTCGATCGGCACCGCCTCGGCCGCCGTCGTCGCGGCCATGAACGCGCCGCTCCCGCCGGCCACGCGATCGCTCACCCAGCCGGCCACCGAGGCCGACATCGCCGAGCATCAATCCGTCTACCTGAACGCGCACGTCTCCACCGCGACGGTGAAGCAAGATCCCCCCGCGAACCCCACGACGGATCCGCCGCCGAACCCTACGCGCGATCTGGTGACCATCTTGGGCGCGGCGTGCGACAAAGGCCTCGCCCGCGCCGATTTCGATTCACCCGAGGATCTGGCGTCCGCCCTCGCGCCCTGCACCGATGCCATCAACTGGATCGTGTGCGATGCCAGCGCCAAATCCGACGGCTATCACCTCTGCCCGAGCGACGAGGCCAAGGCGGCGTGGAGGACGCGCTTTCAAAGCGCCTTCGACAAGTACCGCGCGTTCAACGGGCAGCTCCCGCTCGAGATGATCACCTACGCCCCGGCGTCGCTCGAACGCAGCGGCAACGAGAGCCAGGCCGTCGCGCGGGGCAAGCTGCAGCAAATGCTGTCCGACGTCCGCCCCCCGCTCGACTTTTCGCTCTCGATTTACCTCGCCGTCTTTGGCGTCACCGACTACGGCGGGACCTCGATCGCCAACTTCGTGCGCAACTATACGAAGACCGTCCACTACGAGCTGTCGCTCAATGGAATCGCGGCCACCGCCCTCTGGCTCAACAACGACGGTCAGATGAAGGCCGACGAGACCAAGAAGCTCCTCGCCCAGCTGGCGGCCGATGATCGCGCCAGCTTGGGCCAGAAGCTCTACATCGAGGACATCCGCTACGCGGCCGGGATCCTCGATACGCCGTAG
- a CDS encoding (Fe-S)-binding protein: MRDVALFVPCYIDQFYPQVGLAALEVLERFGAEVDFPPAQTCCGQPVFNSGSFDAALPLAEKFLDVFSSYRYIVSPSGSCTSMVRHHYAELVPHRMGELRGKTFELCEFLHDVLGAKPEGHFPHRVGLHASCHGLRELRLASGSERRIQPFDKVRALLSGLEGIAFAELARKDECCGFGGTFAVAEEAISVAMGNGRIADHERGGAEIIAGADMSCLMHLDGLIRRQKRPVRVMHVAEILAQAARDPGAEGAGGAEGAERADGADELVEAR, translated from the coding sequence ATGCGTGACGTCGCTCTTTTTGTCCCTTGTTACATCGATCAATTCTACCCGCAGGTAGGGCTTGCCGCGCTCGAGGTGCTGGAGCGCTTCGGCGCCGAGGTGGACTTTCCTCCCGCGCAAACCTGTTGCGGTCAACCCGTCTTCAACTCGGGCTCGTTCGACGCCGCCTTGCCGCTGGCCGAGAAATTCCTCGATGTCTTCTCCTCGTACCGCTACATCGTGAGCCCCTCCGGGAGCTGTACCTCGATGGTGCGGCATCACTATGCCGAGCTCGTGCCGCATCGGATGGGTGAGCTTCGCGGAAAGACCTTCGAGCTGTGCGAGTTCCTCCACGATGTCCTCGGCGCCAAGCCCGAGGGCCACTTTCCCCATCGGGTCGGACTGCACGCGTCTTGCCATGGCCTTCGTGAGCTTCGTTTGGCCAGCGGGAGCGAGCGCCGCATTCAACCCTTCGACAAGGTGCGCGCGCTCCTGTCCGGGCTCGAAGGCATCGCGTTTGCCGAGCTCGCGCGCAAGGACGAGTGCTGCGGGTTCGGCGGCACCTTCGCGGTGGCCGAGGAGGCGATCTCCGTGGCCATGGGCAACGGCCGCATCGCCGATCACGAGCGCGGCGGGGCCGAGATCATCGCGGGGGCCGATATGAGCTGCCTGATGCACCTCGACGGCTTGATCCGGCGGCAGAAGAGGCCCGTGCGCGTGATGCACGTGGCCGAAATTCTGGCGCAGGCCGCGAGGGATCCCGGCGCCGAAGGGGCGGGAGGTGCGGAGGGGGCCGAGCGCGCAGACGGCGCGGACGAGTTGGTGGAGGCACGCTGA
- a CDS encoding aldo/keto reductase — protein sequence MEFRQLGGSGFKVPVLCFGTGTFGGRGEFFGSWGKSDVEEATRLVDICLEAGLNMFDTADVYSDGLSEEILGQAIRGRREQVILSTKASFRLGKGPNDVGSSRHHLIKSCEGSLKRLGTDYIDIYQMHGFDAQTPIFETLRALDDLVQSGKVRYIGCSNFSGWHLMKSLATSDRYGLTRYVAHQAYYSLIGRELEWELMPLGVAEGVGTLVWSPLGWGRLAGKVRRGQPLPETSRLHTKVTVDNGPPVSNEYVYQVVDVLDEIAKETGKTVAQIALNWVLQRPTVSSVIFGARNEEQLRQNLGAVGWSLTAAQVAKLDQASATTPVYPYWHQRGYERNPALV from the coding sequence ATGGAGTTCAGGCAGCTTGGCGGTTCGGGATTCAAGGTACCGGTTCTCTGCTTCGGCACGGGAACGTTCGGAGGCCGCGGCGAATTCTTCGGCAGCTGGGGCAAATCCGATGTGGAGGAGGCCACGCGCTTGGTCGACATCTGCCTCGAGGCCGGGCTGAACATGTTCGACACGGCGGACGTGTACTCGGACGGGCTCTCGGAGGAGATCCTGGGCCAGGCCATTCGCGGGCGCCGCGAGCAGGTGATCCTCTCCACCAAGGCCAGCTTTCGCCTGGGCAAAGGCCCGAACGACGTTGGCTCCTCGCGCCACCACCTCATCAAGAGCTGCGAGGGCTCGCTCAAGCGGCTCGGCACGGACTACATCGACATCTACCAAATGCACGGCTTCGACGCCCAGACGCCCATCTTCGAGACGCTCCGCGCGCTCGACGATCTCGTGCAGTCCGGCAAAGTCCGCTACATCGGCTGCTCGAACTTCTCGGGTTGGCACCTGATGAAATCGCTGGCGACCTCCGACCGATATGGCCTTACACGCTATGTGGCTCATCAGGCGTATTATTCGCTCATTGGTCGCGAGCTCGAGTGGGAGCTCATGCCGCTCGGCGTGGCGGAGGGCGTGGGCACCTTGGTCTGGAGCCCCCTCGGGTGGGGACGCCTCGCCGGCAAGGTTCGCCGCGGTCAGCCGCTGCCGGAGACCAGCCGCCTTCACACCAAGGTCACCGTCGACAACGGCCCGCCGGTGTCCAACGAGTACGTGTACCAGGTGGTGGACGTGCTCGACGAAATCGCCAAAGAGACAGGCAAGACCGTCGCGCAGATCGCCCTCAACTGGGTCCTCCAGCGCCCCACCGTGTCGAGCGTCATCTTCGGCGCGCGCAACGAAGAGCAGCTCCGTCAGAACCTCGGCGCCGTGGGCTGGAGCCTCACCGCCGCGCAGGTGGCCAAGCTCGACCAGGCCAGCGCGACCACCCCCGTCTACCCCTATTGGCACCAGCGCGGGTACGAGCGCAATCCGGCGTTGGTTTGA
- a CDS encoding lactate utilization protein, with amino-acid sequence MEHPEHVKHPEHVEHPDRAAAFVANGERLQWHDKSLWFVREKRDRASGVIPEWEELRALAAGIKAHTLSRLADYLEAFEAKATALGAHVHFARDAEEHNRIVHELLARRGITRVVKSKSMLTEQCGLNHHLEAHGIEVIDTDLGERIVQLRHEPPSHIVMPAIHLKKEEIGDLFHDALGGAQGISDPKALTEMARGHLRDKLLGAQAGITGVNFAVAETGGFVVCTNEGNADLGTALPRLHIACMGVEKIIPRAKDLGVFLRLLARSATGQPVTAYSSHFHGPRQGGELHIVIVDHGRSTILGREHYRRTLQCIRCGACMNTCPVYRRSGGHSYGVTVPGPLGAVLAPHVDPAKHRSLPFASTLCGSCTDVCPVKIDLHEQLLLWRGDLGRQKLVPLKKRMASRVAGWILVRTWAYLLLGSIARWFIPKLPKALAQHRWNDWGRQRELPPAPKETFRELYAKRRRTSGKAK; translated from the coding sequence ATGGAGCACCCGGAGCACGTGAAGCACCCGGAGCACGTGGAGCACCCGGACCGAGCCGCGGCCTTCGTGGCCAACGGCGAGCGGCTCCAGTGGCACGACAAGTCGCTCTGGTTCGTGCGCGAGAAGCGCGATCGCGCGTCGGGGGTGATCCCGGAGTGGGAGGAGCTGCGCGCGCTCGCCGCCGGCATCAAGGCGCACACCTTGTCCCGGTTGGCGGACTACCTGGAGGCGTTCGAGGCGAAGGCCACGGCCCTGGGCGCGCACGTGCACTTTGCGCGCGACGCCGAGGAGCACAATCGCATCGTGCACGAGCTGCTCGCCCGGCGCGGGATCACGCGCGTCGTGAAGAGCAAATCGATGCTCACCGAGCAGTGCGGGCTGAATCATCACTTGGAAGCGCACGGCATCGAGGTGATCGACACCGACTTGGGCGAGCGCATCGTGCAGCTGCGCCACGAGCCGCCGAGTCATATCGTGATGCCGGCGATCCACCTGAAGAAGGAAGAAATCGGCGACTTGTTCCACGACGCGCTGGGCGGCGCCCAGGGCATCTCCGATCCCAAGGCGCTCACCGAAATGGCGCGGGGCCACCTTCGCGACAAGCTCCTGGGCGCGCAGGCCGGGATCACCGGGGTGAATTTCGCGGTGGCCGAGACGGGCGGGTTCGTGGTGTGCACCAACGAGGGAAACGCCGATTTGGGCACCGCGCTGCCTCGATTGCATATTGCATGCATGGGGGTGGAGAAGATCATCCCGCGCGCCAAAGACCTGGGCGTCTTCTTGCGGCTGCTCGCGCGCTCGGCCACCGGGCAGCCGGTGACCGCGTACTCGTCGCACTTCCACGGCCCGCGGCAGGGCGGCGAGCTGCACATCGTCATCGTGGATCACGGGCGCAGCACCATCCTCGGGCGCGAGCACTACCGTCGCACCCTCCAGTGCATCCGCTGCGGCGCGTGCATGAACACCTGCCCGGTCTACCGCCGCAGCGGCGGCCATAGCTACGGCGTGACGGTCCCCGGACCGCTCGGCGCCGTCTTGGCGCCGCACGTGGATCCGGCCAAGCACCGGAGCTTGCCCTTTGCATCGACCCTCTGCGGCTCGTGCACCGACGTGTGCCCGGTGAAGATCGACCTGCACGAGCAGCTCCTTTTGTGGCGCGGCGATCTCGGTCGCCAAAAGCTCGTCCCCTTGAAGAAGCGCATGGCGTCGCGGGTCGCGGGGTGGATCCTCGTGCGCACCTGGGCGTATCTGCTCCTGGGGAGCATCGCCCGGTGGTTCATTCCAAAGTTGCCCAAGGCGCTGGCGCAGCACCGCTGGAACGATTGGGGGCGCCAGCGCGAGCTCCCACCGGCGCCCAAAGAGACGTTCCGCGAGCTGTACGCGAAGCGACGCCGCACGTCGGGCAAGGCCAAATGA
- a CDS encoding nuclear transport factor 2 family protein: MFLFRSRVPAVLLALSALGALGAGSAGCAAQPGGGATAPTRGGGKDELVQVTQELLDAIAPGKKEVWDRYLAADAIYTDENGKTFTRKEFLEELKPLPPYARGTLKIKHSIVRLSSDHAVVVHQDEENEEIYGQKITTGFVITDTWRLRQNRWELLASSVVGLASDPVAVKLGSARLDAFAGEYSVGSGASFVVRREGDHLVAAREGRPPIALYAEGDGLFFARGSTDRWAFVADDSGAIAEMRQRRRGNDVVWKKKRP; this comes from the coding sequence ATGTTCCTTTTTCGTTCTCGGGTGCCCGCGGTCCTCCTGGCTCTCTCGGCTCTCGGCGCCTTGGGCGCAGGCAGCGCGGGCTGCGCGGCCCAACCCGGCGGAGGAGCCACCGCTCCGACCCGCGGGGGTGGAAAGGACGAGCTCGTGCAGGTGACGCAGGAGCTGCTCGACGCCATCGCGCCCGGGAAAAAAGAGGTGTGGGATCGCTACTTGGCGGCCGACGCCATCTACACCGACGAGAACGGAAAGACGTTTACGCGCAAGGAGTTTTTGGAGGAGCTCAAGCCTTTGCCGCCGTACGCGCGCGGGACGCTGAAGATCAAGCACTCCATCGTGCGCCTCTCCAGCGATCACGCGGTGGTGGTGCACCAAGACGAGGAGAACGAGGAGATCTACGGGCAGAAGATCACCACCGGCTTCGTCATCACCGACACCTGGCGCCTGCGGCAAAATCGTTGGGAGCTCTTGGCCTCGAGCGTGGTGGGCCTCGCGTCGGATCCGGTGGCGGTGAAGCTCGGGTCCGCGCGGCTCGATGCCTTCGCGGGGGAGTACTCGGTCGGCTCCGGCGCGAGCTTCGTCGTGCGGCGCGAGGGCGATCATCTGGTCGCCGCGCGCGAGGGGCGCCCGCCGATCGCGCTCTACGCCGAGGGGGATGGGCTCTTCTTTGCGCGCGGCAGCACCGATCGATGGGCCTTCGTGGCCGACGACTCGGGGGCTATCGCGGAGATGAGGCAGCGCCGTCGTGGGAACGACGTGGTGTGGAAGAAGAAGCGTCCTTGA
- a CDS encoding threonine synthase codes for MTDPVTSATREPKSTVSPFSHPSHLSHLECTACGGRHDADRLLRLCPDCGKVLYARYDLAAARRTLTKESLALRPRGMWRWREIMPVRDASHIVSLGEGDTPLLRASRLGPNLFIKEEGVCPTGSFKARGISAAVSRARELGVTKVAIPSAGNAASALAAYGARAGMEVHAFMPVDTPLLNQKECVVYGAKVTLVRGLISDCAAIVRKRAEAEGWFDISTLKEPYRAEGKKTMGLELAEQFDWELPDAIIYPTGGGTGIVGMWKAFAELEAVGLIGPKRPRMISVQAENCAPIVRAFQRGLDHAPPWENASTRASGLRVPSAVADYLILQTIRESGGTALAVSEDEIDVALHEVAAREGIFAAPEGAATWAAAKRLYADGTLRPEQRVVLFDTGTGLKYPDFVQLDLEVVDP; via the coding sequence ATGACGGATCCGGTAACGAGCGCCACGCGTGAGCCGAAAAGTACAGTATCCCCCTTTTCGCACCCTTCGCATTTGTCGCACCTGGAGTGCACCGCGTGCGGCGGTCGCCACGACGCCGATCGGCTGCTGCGCCTCTGCCCGGATTGCGGCAAGGTGCTCTATGCCCGCTACGATCTGGCCGCCGCGCGGCGCACCCTGACCAAAGAGTCGCTCGCCCTGCGCCCGCGCGGCATGTGGCGCTGGCGCGAGATCATGCCGGTGCGCGATGCCTCGCACATCGTCTCGCTCGGCGAGGGCGACACCCCGCTGCTTCGCGCGTCGCGCCTGGGGCCCAACCTCTTCATCAAAGAAGAAGGCGTCTGCCCGACGGGATCCTTCAAGGCGCGGGGCATTTCGGCGGCCGTGTCGCGCGCGCGGGAGCTCGGCGTCACCAAAGTGGCGATTCCTTCGGCGGGGAACGCGGCCTCGGCGCTGGCGGCGTATGGGGCGCGCGCGGGCATGGAGGTGCATGCGTTCATGCCCGTCGATACGCCGCTGCTCAATCAGAAAGAGTGCGTCGTTTATGGCGCCAAGGTGACCCTGGTGCGAGGGCTCATCAGCGACTGCGCGGCCATCGTGCGAAAGCGCGCGGAGGCCGAGGGCTGGTTCGATATCTCCACCTTGAAAGAGCCTTATCGCGCGGAGGGCAAAAAGACGATGGGGCTCGAGCTCGCCGAGCAATTCGATTGGGAGCTCCCCGACGCCATCATCTATCCCACGGGCGGCGGCACCGGCATCGTGGGCATGTGGAAGGCGTTCGCCGAGCTCGAGGCGGTGGGGCTCATCGGGCCGAAGCGCCCTCGGATGATCAGCGTGCAGGCCGAGAACTGCGCGCCCATCGTGCGCGCGTTCCAGCGGGGGCTCGATCACGCGCCGCCTTGGGAAAATGCGTCGACCCGCGCCAGCGGGCTGCGCGTCCCGAGCGCGGTGGCCGACTATTTGATTCTCCAGACCATCCGCGAATCGGGCGGCACCGCGCTGGCGGTGAGCGAGGATGAAATCGACGTGGCGTTGCACGAGGTCGCCGCGCGCGAGGGGATCTTTGCCGCCCCGGAGGGCGCTGCCACGTGGGCGGCCGCCAAGCGGCTCTACGCGGATGGAACGCTCCGCCCCGAGCAGCGGGTCGTGCTCTTCGATACGGGTACCGGGTTGAAGTATCCCGACTTCGTGCAGCTCGATCTCGAGGTGGTCGATCCGTAG